CAAATAAAATTAGTGAATATAAAATAGTATATCCAAATATATCTTGGATAAAAGAATACAAAGACGAATCTATATATGAAGACAATATAAATATAGAATTTGAAGAATTAAAGAAAATTTTAATGAATAAAAATTTCTCAAGTACAGCTGAATATATAAAAGATATGTTTATAAATCTAAAAAATGAAAAAACAAGTCCAAAGCAAATAAAAATAAAAGCTATAGAAATATTTTTAAATGTATATAATTATTTTAATGATACGAAGTTAATAAAAGGATTAAATATATATTTAGAAAACGCTATAAATAATAGAACCATAGATGATATAGAATTTGAGCTAATTAGTATGGTTAAATATATGCAATCTAAGTTAGAAAATACTGAAGAGAGTATAAGCCCTGTAATAATCAAGTTACTTAATCATATAGAAACAAATTACAAAGATGATTTAAACTTAAAAGAAATAAGTGAAAATCTAAATATAAATTCAATTTATTTAGGTCAATTGTTTCAAAAAGAAACAGGTATATTATTTTCAGATTATATAAATAACTTTAGAATAAACAAAGCAAAAGATTTATTAGTTAATACAAGTTTAAAAGCAAGTGAAATAGGGGATTTAGTTGGATATGCTAACAAAAACTATTTTTATAGAAAGTTTAAAAATATAGTTGGAGTTACACCAAGTGATTGGAGAAAAATAAATTTATAACTAAGTAAAATAGATTGTTTTAAAGATTAATTTACATAAATTTTATCTTAAGACAATCTATTTTTATGTAAATATCTTTATACTAAAAAACTATCTGAAAGTTTTCTGGAAAACGTATACATTAATAAAATTAGTGTAGCGAATCTAATAATAGTAAACTTTAGAAAACATTTGCCCAATGGTAAAATATAAGTATAGAGAGGGGAGACGCATTGATGAAAAAATTTCTGAAAAATCTATGGAAAAACAAAGCATGGTTATTAATGGTTTTACCAGGAACTATATGGTTATTAGTTTTCTCATATTTACCGATGTTTGGGACGGTATTAGCTTTTAAGGACTTCAAAATAAGCCCTGGTGGGTTTATAGAAAGTTTAGTTAATAGTGAATGGGTAGGATTAGATAACTTTAAATTCTTATTTACAAGTGGAGATGCATTTCGTATAACAAGAAATACAGTTGTATATAATTTAATATTTATAATTTTAGGATTATTATTCGCAGTATTTGTAGCAATAATACTTAGTGAAATAGCAAATAAAAAATTAGGTAAAATTTATCAAACAAGTATGTTATTCCCACACTTCTTATCATGGGTTATAGTTAGCTACTTCGTATTTAGTTTCTTAAGTTTCGATAAAGGTATGCTTAATTCAGTACTTGGGGCTTTTGGAGTAGATCCTGTTTCATGGTATAGCGAACCTAAACACTGGCCTTTCATATTAGTATTTATGAATATATGGAAAGGTGTCGGATATGGAAGTATAGTTTACTTAGCAGCTATAGTAGGTATAGATAGAACTTACTTTGAGGCAGCTAGAATAGATGGAGCTAGTAAGTGGCAACAAATAAAAAACATAACAATACCACTTCTTATACCATTAATGATTGTATTAACAATAATGGCAATCGGTGGAATATTTAGATCAGATTTTGGATTATTCTATCAAGTTCCAAGAAACTCAGCAGTATTATATCCAGTGACAGATGTTATAGATACATACATTTATAAAGGTCTTATGAACATGGGTAATATAGGTATGAGTACAGCAGCAGGTTTATATCAATCAGTTGTAGGATTTATTTTAATAATGACTACAAACTTCCTAGTTAAAAAGTTAGATCCAGAATATGGTTTATTCTAGTATAGAAAGGGGTTAGGCAAACATGGATTCAACGGCAATTAAAAAAGAAATTAAAAAGCCTGGTCTTTTTACTAAGAAAAAGAAAAAAGCTTACAGTGAAGGATTTACAGGTATAACAAATATAATAGCAAATATAATTTTAGCAATATTTTCTATAGCTTGTATATTTCCATTTATCTTTGTAATAATAATTTCTTTAACTTCAGAACAGTCATTATTACAAAATGGATATTCAGTATTTCCATCAGAATGGAGCTTAGATGCATATAAATATTTAATTGAATCAGGAGGAGCACTACTTCAATCATATATAGTGACAATTATAGTAACTATATTAGGAACTATAGTAAATGTAACGATGGTATCTACATATGCATATGCAATATCTAGACCAAACTTTGCTTATCGTAAGCAGTTTACATTCTTAGCATTTTTTACAATGTTATTTGGTGGAGGGATGGTACCTTCATACATAGTAATGACTCAGGTACTAGGTCTTAAAAATACTATATGGGCATTGATATTACCGTTAGCATTTAATGTATTTAACATAATAGTTATGAGGACTTTCTTCCAAAAATCTGTTCCAGAATCAATTATAGAATCAGCAAGAATAGATGGAGCAAGTGAATTGAAAATTTTCGTGAAAATGGTAATACCTTTAGCACTACCAGGGATTGCTACAATAGCATTATTCTCAACATTAGCATATTGGAATGACTGGTTTAACGCAATGTTGTATATAGACTACCAAAATTTAGTTCCACTTCAACATATGTTAATGAAAATAGAAAAAAATATGGAGTTTATAAGACAAAATGCAATGCTAAGTGGTCAAGTTATGAGTGCCCTGCCACAAGAATCTGTAAGGATGGCAATGGTAGTTATATCTACTTTACCGATAGCATGTACATACCCATTCTTCCAAAAATACTTCATAAGTGGACTAACTATAGGGGGAGTAAAGGAGTAAAAATATATAATATACATTAGAAATTTAAACAACATTAATAGGGGGATTTTATTATGAAATTCAAAAAAATATCTAGTTTATTTTTAGTAATGACAATAGCATCAACAACAATACTTACAGGATGCTCAAGTTCAAAAGATAAAGATAGTGCAGCAAAAAATGATGGTGATAGCACTCAATTAGTATGGTACATGATAGGTACTCCACAACCAGATCAGGCTAAGGTTATGGAAGAAGTTAATAAATATACAAAGGAAAAAATAGGTGTAACATTAGACTTAAGAATGGTTGACTGGGGTGATTATGGTCAAAAAATGCAAGTTATAACATCTTCAGGTGAACCATTTGATATATGCTTTGCAAGTGATTATGCATTAAATGCACAAAAAGGAGCTTATTTAGAGATAAGTGATTTAATGGATAAGCAAGGAAAAGAAATGAAAGAAGTAATAAATCCACTATTCTTAGAAGGTGCAACAATAAATGGAAAGCTATATGGAGTTCCAGCTAATAAGGAAGTTGGCCAACAGATGGTTTGGGCGTACAATCAAAAAATGGCAAAAGAAGCCGGTGTTGATATGACAAATGTTAAGAGCTTAGAAGATTTAGAGCCTATATTAGAAAAAATAAAAGCTAAGTATCCAGACTTAAAAATGCCAATGGCAGCAGGAGCTAACTTTGTACCATATATGCCATATGATTTATTATTAGGTGAAAACTTACCATTTGGGATAGCATTAGAAGGTGATACTACTAAGATAGTAAATATATATGAACAAGATGATGTTAAGAAAACTTTAGACACATTAAGAAGATTCTATCAAAAAGGATTTGTTCATCCACAAGCAGCAACAGATACAGATCCACATGAAATGAGTGTTGAAAACTGGTTTGTTAGAAAAGAGCAATATGCACCTGGTGCAGGAGAAATGTGGTCTTCAAATGCAGGATATGAAATTGGATATAGCCCAATGCATGATCCTTTAACTATAAATAATTCAGTTACTGGTTCAGTAATGTCAATTTCTGCAGCATCTAAAAACCCTGAAAAAGCTATGGAGTTCTTAAATTTATTAAATACAGATGAATATTTAAGAAACTTAATAGATAGAGGTATAGAAGATGTACATTACAAAACAAATGAAGATAAAACTATAACTAAGACAGAAGAAGCTAAAGCATATAATATGCCATCTTGGGCTTTAGGAAATGTATTCTTAACTAAGAACTTTGACACAGACCCTAAAGATAGAATTGAACAATATGAAAAATTCAATGAACAAGCTGTAGCATCTCCAACATTAGGATTCTATGTTAATACAGAAAAGATAAGTACTGAACTTGCTACTATATCTAATATAGTCCAAGAATTCAAAGCCCCATTATTTACAGGTTCTGTAGATACAAATAAGTATTTAGCTGAATTAAATAAGAAGTTAGATTCAGCAGGATTAGACAAAGTTATGGCTGAAATACAAACTCAATATGATGCTTGGATGGCAGATCAAAAATAGATAACTACTAATATTTTTAAATATATATTAAACAATGTGCAAGGTATTCTGCAACTAAAATAGTAGTAGAATACCTTGTGTATTTTATGGAGGATGCAATGTATAAATCACTAAATGGATTAATAGACAGAGTAAAAGAAAATTTCACAGATGATGTGAAAATAGGAGAGATGTTTGAAAAATGTTTCTTAAATACTATCAATACAACTGTAAAAAGAATGGATGATAATACTACATATGTATTAACAGGAGATATTCCTGCTATGTGGCTAAGAGATTCTGTTTGCCAAGTTAGGCCATACTTAGTACTTGCAAATGAAGATAAAGAAATAGCAGATATGATAGAAGGATTAGTAGAAAGACAATTTAGATATATATTAGTTGATCCGTATGCTAATGCATTTAATGAGATATCAAATGGTAAAGGTCATCAAACTGATTTAACGGATATGAAGCCTGATATATGGGAAAGAAAATATGAGATTGATTCATTGTGTTTTCCTATTCAATTAAGTTATTTATTATATAAAAATACTGGAAGGACAACTCAATTTAATAATACATTTAAAGAAGCAGCAAATAAAATAATAGATTTATGGAGAGTTGAACAAAATCATGAAGATAATTCTCCGTATACATTTGAGAGGCTTGATTGTCGACAACTAGATACACTAGCTAGAAGTGGAAAAGGTCCACTACATAAAGAAACTGGTATGACTTGGTGTGGATTTAGACCTAGTGATGATGCCTGTACCTACAGTTATTTAGTACCATCGAATATGTTTGCAGTAGTAGTGCTAGACTACATAAGTGAAATATCTATTGAAATTTTAAAAGATAAAGAATTAGCTAAAAAAGCAAAATTATTAAGAGATGAAATTAATGAAGGAATACAAAAATTTGCAGTATATAATCATCCTAGAGTTGGAAAAATGTATGCTTATGAAGTTGATGGATTAGGAAATTATAATTTAATGGATGATGCTAATTTACCAAGCTTATTAGCAATACCATATTTAGGTTATGCTGATATAAATGATGAACTATATGTAAATACAAGAAACTTTATATTAAGCACAGAAAATTCTGAGTTTCATATTGGTAAATATGCTAGTGGGATAGGAAGTCCACATACACCAGAAGGATACATATGGCATATATCACTTGCAATGCAAGGTTTAACTACAAATGATTTGAGCAAAAAAAGAGAATTATTAGAAATTATGAAAAATACAGATGCAGGAACATATTTAATGCATGAAGGATTCAATCCTAATGATCCTAGCAAATTTACTAGAGATTGGTTCTCGTGGGCAAATATGATGTTCTGTGAATTAGTACTAGACTATTGTGGAATAAAAGTTAAAAAGTAAAATAAAAAATTATTCAATAAAAAATTGAAGGAGTGTCCCTAGTGATTAATCATAATAGACACTCTTTTTTAGAAATAAAATTTTAATCTTGTTAAGAATCCAAATTTATAAGCTGTATGGAGGAGAATAATGAACTATAAATTTCCAAAAGATTTTTGGTGGGGAAGTGCATCTTCAGCTACTCAAATGGAAGGTGCATATAATATTGATGGAAAGAATCAGAATATATGGGATTATTGGTATGAAATATATCCAGAAAAATTTCATAACAACATAGGACCTTATGATACAAGTAATTTTTATTATAAGTATGAAGAAGATATAGCACTTATGAAAGAATTAGGACATAATTCATTTAGATTTTCTATAAGCTGGTCAAGACTTATAAATGAAGATCAAAGTGTAAATGAAAAAGCAGTTGAATTTTATAATAATGTAATAGATACGCTGTTAAAAAATGAGATAGAGCCTTTTATAAATTTATTTCATTTTGATATGCCAATGTATCTACAAAATATTGGTGGTTGGGAAAATAGAGAAGTTGTAATACTGTATCAAAAGTTTGCTAAAACTTGTTTTGATATGTTTGGAGACAGAGTTAAAAAATGGTTTACTCATAATGAACCAATTGTACCAGTAGAGTGTGGATATTTAGGTGAATATCATTATCCAGCAATAGTAGATTTTAAAAGAGCGATACAGGTAGGGTATCACATAATGTTATCAAGTTCATTAGCTATAAAAGAGTATAAAAAATTAAATCAAGATGGTCAAATCGGTATAATAATCAATTTAACTCCATCTTATCCTAGAAGCAATAGTAAAGAAGACTTAGATGCGTCAAATATAGCAGATTTAATATTAAATCGTTCATTTTTAGACCCATCAGTATTAGGGGAATTTCCTGGGAAATTAATAGAATTTGTAAAAGAACAGAATTTATTACCTATTTATAAAAGTGAAGATTTAGAAATTATAAAACATAATACTATAGATCTATTAGGAGTTAATTATTATCAACCAAGGAGAATAAAAGCAAAGGCAAGTGAAATAAAGGATGGAGAACCTTTAACTCCAGAATCTTTTTTTGATTTCTATGATATGCCTGGCAAAAAAATAAATCCTCATAGAGGTTGGGAAATTTATGAAAAAGGTATATATGATTTATCAATAAATATAAGAGATAACTATAAAAATATACCTTTTTACATATCGGAAAATGGAATGGGTGTAGAAGGAGAAGACAAATTTAAAGTAGATGGAAAAATAGAAGATGATTATCGTATAGAATTTATAAGTGAACATTTAAAGTGGGCACACAAAGCAATGGAAGAAGGATGCAATTTGAAAGGATATCATCTTTGGACATTTATGGATAATTGGTCATGGTTAAATTCATATAAAAATCGATATGGGTTTGTAGAAGTGGATTTAAATAATAATTATAAAAGAGTTCCTAAAAAGAGTGCATATTGGTTTAAAGATTTAATAAAAAATAATGGTTTTTAGTTTTAACATAGCTTTTACTTTAAA
Above is a genomic segment from Romboutsia lituseburensis containing:
- a CDS encoding ABC transporter substrate-binding protein — encoded protein: MKFKKISSLFLVMTIASTTILTGCSSSKDKDSAAKNDGDSTQLVWYMIGTPQPDQAKVMEEVNKYTKEKIGVTLDLRMVDWGDYGQKMQVITSSGEPFDICFASDYALNAQKGAYLEISDLMDKQGKEMKEVINPLFLEGATINGKLYGVPANKEVGQQMVWAYNQKMAKEAGVDMTNVKSLEDLEPILEKIKAKYPDLKMPMAAGANFVPYMPYDLLLGENLPFGIALEGDTTKIVNIYEQDDVKKTLDTLRRFYQKGFVHPQAATDTDPHEMSVENWFVRKEQYAPGAGEMWSSNAGYEIGYSPMHDPLTINNSVTGSVMSISAASKNPEKAMEFLNLLNTDEYLRNLIDRGIEDVHYKTNEDKTITKTEEAKAYNMPSWALGNVFLTKNFDTDPKDRIEQYEKFNEQAVASPTLGFYVNTEKISTELATISNIVQEFKAPLFTGSVDTNKYLAELNKKLDSAGLDKVMAEIQTQYDAWMADQK
- a CDS encoding ABC transporter permease, with translation MKKFLKNLWKNKAWLLMVLPGTIWLLVFSYLPMFGTVLAFKDFKISPGGFIESLVNSEWVGLDNFKFLFTSGDAFRITRNTVVYNLIFIILGLLFAVFVAIILSEIANKKLGKIYQTSMLFPHFLSWVIVSYFVFSFLSFDKGMLNSVLGAFGVDPVSWYSEPKHWPFILVFMNIWKGVGYGSIVYLAAIVGIDRTYFEAARIDGASKWQQIKNITIPLLIPLMIVLTIMAIGGIFRSDFGLFYQVPRNSAVLYPVTDVIDTYIYKGLMNMGNIGMSTAAGLYQSVVGFILIMTTNFLVKKLDPEYGLF
- a CDS encoding glycoside hydrolase family 125 protein, which produces MYKSLNGLIDRVKENFTDDVKIGEMFEKCFLNTINTTVKRMDDNTTYVLTGDIPAMWLRDSVCQVRPYLVLANEDKEIADMIEGLVERQFRYILVDPYANAFNEISNGKGHQTDLTDMKPDIWERKYEIDSLCFPIQLSYLLYKNTGRTTQFNNTFKEAANKIIDLWRVEQNHEDNSPYTFERLDCRQLDTLARSGKGPLHKETGMTWCGFRPSDDACTYSYLVPSNMFAVVVLDYISEISIEILKDKELAKKAKLLRDEINEGIQKFAVYNHPRVGKMYAYEVDGLGNYNLMDDANLPSLLAIPYLGYADINDELYVNTRNFILSTENSEFHIGKYASGIGSPHTPEGYIWHISLAMQGLTTNDLSKKRELLEIMKNTDAGTYLMHEGFNPNDPSKFTRDWFSWANMMFCELVLDYCGIKVKK
- a CDS encoding glycoside hydrolase family 1 protein; protein product: MNYKFPKDFWWGSASSATQMEGAYNIDGKNQNIWDYWYEIYPEKFHNNIGPYDTSNFYYKYEEDIALMKELGHNSFRFSISWSRLINEDQSVNEKAVEFYNNVIDTLLKNEIEPFINLFHFDMPMYLQNIGGWENREVVILYQKFAKTCFDMFGDRVKKWFTHNEPIVPVECGYLGEYHYPAIVDFKRAIQVGYHIMLSSSLAIKEYKKLNQDGQIGIIINLTPSYPRSNSKEDLDASNIADLILNRSFLDPSVLGEFPGKLIEFVKEQNLLPIYKSEDLEIIKHNTIDLLGVNYYQPRRIKAKASEIKDGEPLTPESFFDFYDMPGKKINPHRGWEIYEKGIYDLSINIRDNYKNIPFYISENGMGVEGEDKFKVDGKIEDDYRIEFISEHLKWAHKAMEEGCNLKGYHLWTFMDNWSWLNSYKNRYGFVEVDLNNNYKRVPKKSAYWFKDLIKNNGF
- a CDS encoding carbohydrate ABC transporter permease, with amino-acid sequence MDSTAIKKEIKKPGLFTKKKKKAYSEGFTGITNIIANIILAIFSIACIFPFIFVIIISLTSEQSLLQNGYSVFPSEWSLDAYKYLIESGGALLQSYIVTIIVTILGTIVNVTMVSTYAYAISRPNFAYRKQFTFLAFFTMLFGGGMVPSYIVMTQVLGLKNTIWALILPLAFNVFNIIVMRTFFQKSVPESIIESARIDGASELKIFVKMVIPLALPGIATIALFSTLAYWNDWFNAMLYIDYQNLVPLQHMLMKIEKNMEFIRQNAMLSGQVMSALPQESVRMAMVVISTLPIACTYPFFQKYFISGLTIGGVKE